A region of Cellulophaga sp. RHA19 DNA encodes the following proteins:
- the rpsF gene encoding 30S ribosomal protein S6 — protein sequence MNHYETVFILNPVLSDVQIEETVKKFEDFLIKKGSKMVAKENWGLKKLAYPIQHKKSGFYHLFEFTAPGDVINGYELEFRRDERVMRFLTVKLDKHAISWAERRRTKLKTKA from the coding sequence ATGAATCATTACGAAACTGTTTTCATTCTGAATCCCGTTCTATCTGATGTACAGATAGAGGAAACAGTTAAGAAATTTGAAGATTTCTTAATTAAAAAAGGTTCCAAAATGGTTGCCAAAGAAAATTGGGGACTTAAAAAATTGGCCTATCCTATTCAACACAAAAAAAGTGGTTTTTACCATTTGTTTGAATTTACTGCACCTGGCGATGTAATTAATGGCTATGAGCTAGAATTTAGAAGAGATGAACGTGTTATGCGTTTCTTAACTGTAAAGCTAGACAAGCACGCAATTTCTTGGGCAGAGAGAAGAAGAACAAAATTAAAAACTAAAGCTTAA
- the rpsR gene encoding 30S ribosomal protein S18: MMSAIEQQAKGKKDGEIRYLTPLNIETNKQKKYCRFKKSGIKYVDYKDPDFLIKLVNEQGKLLPRRLTGTSLKYQRKVAVAVKRARHLALMPYVGDLLK; encoded by the coding sequence ATTATGTCAGCTATTGAACAACAAGCAAAAGGAAAAAAAGACGGAGAAATCAGGTATTTAACTCCGTTGAACATTGAGACTAACAAGCAGAAAAAATACTGTAGATTTAAAAAATCAGGTATAAAGTATGTAGATTACAAAGATCCAGATTTCTTAATCAAGTTAGTTAACGAGCAAGGTAAATTACTTCCAAGAAGACTTACTGGAACTTCATTGAAGTATCAAAGAAAAGTGGCTGTTGCTGTAAAAAGAGCACGTCATTTAGCATTAATGCCATATGTTGGCGATTTATTAAAATAA